Proteins encoded within one genomic window of Panacibacter microcysteis:
- the rph gene encoding rifamycin-inactivating phosphotransferase — protein MHTYVSALSDLGKTSSDTFGGKAANLGELCTIQGIHVPRGCCISTAAFKEIISSNARVAALIQELSQLQATEKKSIAGISAVLRQTIASVEIPGQLVNEIMLHLEIPGSHPTFAIRSSATAEDLADASFAGQQDSYLNITGKASILTHISRCWASLFTERAVLYRIQNGFSQAGVYLSVIIQEMVPAEASGIMFTADPVTGNRKVVSIDAGFGLGEAIVSGIVNTDVYKVMGNAIISRKISSKKQGMYASQQGGTKLAEIDYSKRDQQVLTDAQIIRLAETGSKIARHFTTAQDVEWCLAGGIFYIVQSRPVTTLFPIPEGGANNKHIYVSVGHQQMMTDAIKPLGLSIWQLTAPRPMFTAGGRLFVDIMQDLSTATGRNMVMNVLGKSDPLIKTALLKILQRQDLFDTSNDAPVQQSDNSHPPHTNLQEYTAEDVAALISKSEQSIMQLKQAIRNKSGVALIEFIEQDIQQYRQSVACNNSIGIIMSGISAAQWLNEKMQEWLGEKNVANKLSQSLANNITAQMGLALLDVADVIRPYKNIIAYLRHTSDNHFLNVLPSLENGEKVKKAIGNFLEKYGMRCEGEIDITRPRWSEEPVTLIPLLLANIDGLKAGESKRRFEKGLQEARQQETALLERLQQLPGAALKMQETKQQVHKLRTLAGYREYPKYHMVSRYFAYKQALLQEAGELVQQNKIHHTTDIFYLGLEEIKYLLQYQHSCNQLIDERKQAYRHYNKLMPPRIFTGDGEIITGSYEHAQLPAGAIGGLAVSSGVAEGRARIIYNLANADLQPGDILVTRFTDPGWTPLFVSIKALVTEVGGLMTHGSVIAREYGLPAVVGVENATQLIMDGRQIRVNGTDGNIELL, from the coding sequence AATCGATTGCCGGGATAAGCGCTGTGCTTCGGCAAACGATAGCATCTGTTGAAATACCCGGGCAGCTTGTAAACGAAATAATGCTGCACCTTGAAATACCCGGCAGTCATCCAACATTTGCTATCCGTTCGAGTGCCACAGCAGAAGATTTGGCGGATGCATCTTTTGCGGGCCAGCAGGACAGTTATCTGAACATTACCGGTAAAGCATCCATTCTTACGCACATCAGCAGATGCTGGGCTTCGCTGTTTACAGAAAGAGCTGTTTTATACCGTATACAAAATGGTTTTAGCCAGGCAGGTGTTTACCTGTCTGTTATCATACAGGAAATGGTGCCGGCAGAGGCCTCAGGCATTATGTTTACGGCTGATCCCGTTACAGGCAACCGGAAGGTTGTTTCGATCGATGCAGGCTTTGGGCTTGGTGAAGCAATAGTATCTGGCATTGTTAATACAGATGTTTATAAGGTAATGGGGAATGCCATCATCAGTCGGAAGATATCGTCAAAAAAACAGGGAATGTATGCATCGCAACAGGGTGGTACAAAGCTGGCAGAGATTGATTACAGCAAGCGTGACCAGCAGGTATTGACCGACGCACAAATAATACGTCTCGCTGAAACTGGCAGTAAAATAGCCCGTCATTTTACCACCGCGCAGGATGTTGAATGGTGTTTGGCAGGCGGCATATTTTACATTGTGCAATCCCGGCCGGTTACTACGCTATTTCCCATTCCTGAAGGCGGTGCAAACAACAAACATATATATGTTTCGGTCGGCCACCAGCAGATGATGACGGATGCAATTAAACCGCTGGGGTTATCAATCTGGCAGCTAACGGCGCCCCGACCAATGTTTACTGCCGGCGGCAGGTTATTTGTTGATATTATGCAGGATCTGTCAACAGCTACGGGCCGGAATATGGTAATGAATGTGCTGGGTAAATCTGACCCGCTTATAAAAACAGCTTTGCTCAAAATCCTGCAACGGCAGGATCTTTTTGATACATCAAATGATGCGCCTGTGCAGCAATCGGATAATTCTCACCCGCCCCACACCAACCTGCAGGAATACACCGCAGAAGATGTTGCAGCGCTCATCAGCAAAAGTGAGCAATCAATAATGCAGCTAAAACAAGCCATCCGTAACAAAAGCGGCGTAGCACTGATAGAGTTTATAGAGCAGGACATACAACAATACAGGCAGTCAGTTGCATGTAACAATAGCATTGGTATTATTATGAGTGGCATAAGTGCAGCGCAGTGGCTGAATGAAAAAATGCAGGAATGGCTGGGCGAAAAAAATGTGGCCAATAAACTTTCGCAGTCCCTCGCCAATAACATCACTGCGCAAATGGGTCTTGCATTGCTTGATGTTGCAGATGTTATTCGTCCATATAAAAACATCATCGCCTACCTGCGCCATACAAGCGATAATCATTTTTTAAACGTACTGCCTTCGTTGGAAAATGGTGAAAAAGTAAAAAAAGCAATCGGTAATTTTCTTGAAAAATACGGTATGCGGTGCGAAGGTGAAATTGACATCACCAGGCCACGATGGAGCGAAGAACCTGTAACGCTTATACCCTTGCTGCTTGCAAACATCGATGGTTTAAAAGCGGGTGAAAGCAAACGCAGGTTTGAAAAAGGTTTACAGGAAGCCAGGCAGCAGGAAACCGCATTGCTGGAACGATTGCAACAACTGCCGGGTGCAGCATTGAAAATGCAGGAAACGAAACAGCAGGTTCACAAACTGCGCACCCTGGCAGGCTACCGGGAATACCCGAAATACCACATGGTAAGCCGGTATTTTGCTTACAAACAGGCACTGCTGCAGGAAGCCGGAGAACTGGTGCAGCAAAATAAAATACACCACACAACAGACATTTTCTACCTGGGCCTGGAAGAAATAAAATACCTGTTACAATATCAGCACTCCTGCAACCAGTTGATCGATGAACGAAAGCAGGCCTACAGGCACTATAACAAATTAATGCCACCGCGCATCTTTACCGGTGATGGTGAGATTATCACGGGCAGTTATGAACATGCACAGCTTCCTGCCGGGGCCATTGGCGGTCTGGCTGTATCATCGGGTGTTGCAGAAGGAAGGGCACGCATTATTTACAACCTGGCCAATGCAGACCTGCAGCCCGGCGATATTCTCGTTACACGTTTTACAGACCCCGGGTGGACGCCGCTTTTTGTTTCCATCAAAGCATTGGTAACAGAAGTAGGCGGTCTTATGACGCACGGTTCTGTCATTGCCCGTGAGTATGGCCTGCCAGCCGTTGTAGGCGTCGAAAATGCAACGCAGTTGATCATGGATGGCAGGCAAATAAGGGTAAACGGAACAGATGGCAATATAGAACTGCTATAA
- a CDS encoding DUF5009 domain-containing protein, translating into MPQQRLYSLDALRGFDMFWIMGAEEIFHKLYEATGSPFWGAIALQMTHPEWNGFHFYDLIFPLFLFLAGVATPYSVGREMEKGVARKKLLLRVIKRGLILVLLGIIANNGLVLKPVAELRIGSVLGRIGLAYMFANIIYIYGSKRSQVI; encoded by the coding sequence GTGCCGCAACAAAGGCTTTACTCGCTGGATGCCTTGCGCGGCTTCGACATGTTTTGGATAATGGGAGCGGAGGAGATTTTTCATAAGCTCTATGAAGCTACAGGATCACCGTTCTGGGGTGCCATTGCTTTACAGATGACACACCCTGAATGGAATGGTTTTCATTTTTATGACCTGATATTCCCGCTGTTTCTTTTCCTTGCCGGCGTAGCCACACCGTACTCTGTTGGCCGGGAAATGGAAAAAGGTGTTGCACGAAAAAAACTTTTACTGAGGGTTATAAAACGTGGATTAATACTGGTGTTGCTTGGTATAATTGCCAATAACGGTCTTGTGTTGAAACCTGTCGCAGAATTGCGTATTGGAAGTGTGCTTGGGCGCATTGGTCTTGCCTATATGTTTGCCAATATTATTTACATCTATGGCAGCAAACGCAGCCAGGTTATCTGA
- a CDS encoding winged helix-turn-helix transcriptional regulator, translated as MNKVDHKDCLGALLPIRDALDAIHGKWKLLIYIAVSNGNNRFREIERSIPGISSKVLAKELKELEEHQLIKRTVYDATPALVEYTVTEYSKSLEVVLQALNTWGTNHRKKIMGKR; from the coding sequence ATGAATAAAGTAGACCACAAAGATTGCCTGGGAGCGTTACTGCCTATAAGAGACGCGCTGGATGCTATACACGGCAAATGGAAACTGTTGATTTATATTGCTGTCTCCAACGGTAATAACCGCTTCAGGGAAATTGAAAGAAGCATTCCCGGTATTTCCTCCAAAGTACTTGCGAAAGAGTTGAAAGAACTGGAAGAACACCAGCTTATAAAACGTACGGTTTACGACGCTACGCCGGCATTGGTAGAATACACCGTAACGGAATATTCCAAAAGCCTGGAAGTGGTATTGCAGGCGCTTAATACGTGGGGCACCAACCATCGCAAAAAGATAATGGGTAAGCGATAA
- a CDS encoding FMN-dependent NADH-azoreductase, producing MAKILNIQSSINGAQSVSNQLSAEIIAQITASHPGSELIIRDLGKEPVPHLDAADFTAMRIPEEQRNQVQATAVAYADMLIAEVLDADIIVIGVPFYNFHIPSVLKSWLDHLAVPGKTFNYSAAGVPEGLISGKKVYLAIAQGGVYREEPMKTIDNIEPFLRGFLGFIGMHDVTVFRADGVSIPALRDQHLASTLGMIAQHAY from the coding sequence ATGGCAAAGATTTTAAACATTCAGTCAAGCATTAACGGGGCACAGTCAGTGAGTAATCAATTATCTGCAGAGATCATTGCACAGATAACAGCTTCGCACCCGGGAAGTGAGTTAATAATACGCGACCTTGGCAAAGAACCCGTACCACATCTTGATGCGGCCGATTTTACTGCTATGCGCATTCCCGAAGAACAGCGCAACCAGGTGCAGGCTACAGCAGTTGCATATGCAGACATGCTTATTGCCGAAGTGCTGGATGCAGACATTATCGTAATAGGTGTGCCATTTTACAATTTCCACATACCATCAGTTTTAAAATCGTGGCTCGACCACCTGGCAGTACCCGGCAAAACATTTAATTATAGTGCAGCGGGAGTACCGGAGGGTTTGATAAGCGGAAAAAAAGTTTACCTGGCTATTGCACAGGGCGGTGTATACAGAGAAGAACCAATGAAAACCATTGATAACATTGAACCTTTTCTCCGCGGCTTTCTTGGTTTTATTGGCATGCACGACGTAACGGTGTTCCGCGCAGACGGGGTGTCTATACCAGCTTTGCGTGACCAGCATTTAGCCAGCACCTTAGGTATGATAGCACAACATGCATATTGA
- a CDS encoding DUF3179 domain-containing (seleno)protein has product MRAILLTAGMIMLFIAEVLKSYFTMPFAGSFENDALAIGYFFSNNIVWLRILAVLLIAYPLYSLVKNKKIKPLFPVLLLLAGYVAVYYYLNVYVLPEEVYQPIKVKTFASKKANKISSDKMVIGVNINGQAKAYPLQIIGYHHHITDTVNGVPIIVTYCTVCRSARVFDAEVDGQTTHFRLVGMNKYNALFKDDRTDSWWQQATGKAVAGPLKNKVLREIPSQQVTLSSWLKRHPDALVMQPDTNYLAAYRLTQDDKAFFRAKYSQHDSAAFKAKSMVIGIVQNNVAKAYDFDRLNRNKIIEDSVNRLPLLITVEADNASVHTLNRNVNGVTHVFEKTDKPNLLKDVATQSIWNLEGTCIEGRLEGTQLEEVQSYVETWQSWSEFHPGTAEYEDAGEK; this is encoded by the coding sequence ATGCGTGCTATATTACTTACTGCCGGAATGATAATGCTGTTTATTGCCGAAGTGCTGAAATCTTATTTCACTATGCCCTTTGCAGGCAGCTTCGAAAACGATGCACTGGCTATTGGATACTTTTTCAGCAATAATATTGTTTGGCTGCGTATACTGGCTGTGTTGCTGATTGCTTACCCGTTGTATAGTCTTGTAAAAAACAAAAAAATAAAGCCTTTGTTTCCCGTGCTGCTTTTGCTGGCAGGTTATGTTGCAGTGTATTACTACCTGAACGTGTATGTATTGCCTGAAGAAGTGTACCAGCCAATCAAAGTAAAAACCTTCGCATCGAAAAAAGCCAATAAAATAAGTAGTGACAAGATGGTGATTGGCGTTAATATTAACGGACAGGCAAAGGCTTACCCGTTACAGATCATTGGCTACCACCATCACATTACTGACACGGTAAATGGTGTACCGATCATTGTTACTTACTGCACGGTATGCCGGAGTGCAAGGGTCTTTGATGCTGAGGTAGACGGGCAAACAACTCACTTTCGCCTGGTGGGCATGAATAAGTACAATGCTTTGTTTAAAGATGACAGGACCGACAGCTGGTGGCAGCAGGCAACAGGCAAGGCTGTAGCCGGACCGCTGAAAAACAAAGTGCTCCGGGAAATACCGTCGCAGCAGGTTACACTGAGCAGCTGGTTAAAAAGACATCCTGATGCATTGGTGATGCAACCGGATACAAACTACCTGGCTGCTTACAGGCTTACACAGGATGACAAGGCTTTTTTCAGGGCCAAATATTCCCAGCATGATTCTGCTGCTTTTAAAGCCAAATCTATGGTGATAGGTATTGTACAAAACAATGTGGCGAAAGCATATGATTTCGACAGACTGAACCGTAACAAAATCATCGAAGATTCGGTTAACCGGTTACCGCTGCTGATAACGGTGGAAGCCGACAATGCGAGTGTGCATACATTAAACAGGAATGTAAACGGAGTAACGCATGTTTTTGAAAAAACTGACAAACCCAACCTGCTCAAGGATGTTGCCACGCAAAGTATATGGAACCTTGAAGGAACCTGCATAGAAGGAAGACTGGAAGGAACTCAGTTAGAAGAGGTTCAATCTTATGTAGAGACATGGCAATCGTGGAGTGAATTTCACCCTGGGACGGCGGAATACGAAGACGCCGGAGAAAAATAA
- a CDS encoding Na+/H+ antiporter, which produces MIERFSFYLALIVAIVLLIMLAKKIRVAYPILLVIAGLLISFIPAVPVIHIDHELIFIIFLPPLLYEAAWVISWKELWRWRRIIGSFAFVVVFLTALSVAVVANAFIPGFSLALGFLLGGIVSPPDAVSAGAILKFVTVPKRMSSILEGESLLNDASSLIIFRFAAIAVTTGQFVWYNAALSFGWMVIGGVLIGLLIGYLFMKFHKRLPTDVYMDVILTLVTPYVMYIVAEEAHSSGVLAVVSGGLYLSHKQHSFLRSSSRLRGVNVWESLVFVLNGLVFMLIGLDLPEITEGLKAEGISFRDAIGYGLLVTGVLIAGRILAAYGAVITTLIARNFIKVADGNPGFKAPVLLGWTGMRGVVSLAAALSIPTVTDEAGTPFPHRNLILFITFIVILTTLLLQGLTLPYLIKKIKLPDYDDYLPEEQANELLKKELSRHALQYLNTHYAEHLNSHILLKQMAEKWESKLLDGAEIILSEESKAIYLDLLNQQRKWLLNKNDTNDDVDEDIIRRHLYQIDIEEEKLRFM; this is translated from the coding sequence ATGATTGAACGTTTCTCCTTTTACCTGGCATTGATTGTGGCGATTGTATTGCTGATCATGCTTGCAAAAAAAATACGGGTTGCATATCCCATTTTGCTGGTTATTGCCGGGCTGCTGATCAGTTTTATACCGGCGGTTCCGGTAATACACATAGACCATGAGCTCATCTTTATCATTTTTTTACCACCGCTGTTATATGAAGCTGCCTGGGTAATATCGTGGAAGGAGCTGTGGCGCTGGCGGCGCATTATCGGCAGTTTTGCGTTTGTGGTGGTTTTTCTTACGGCTTTATCTGTTGCGGTGGTGGCCAACGCTTTCATTCCCGGTTTTTCGCTGGCACTTGGATTTTTGCTGGGTGGTATTGTTTCGCCGCCTGACGCTGTGAGTGCTGGTGCTATTCTGAAATTTGTTACTGTACCAAAAAGGATGTCTTCTATACTGGAAGGAGAAAGTTTATTGAACGATGCATCATCGCTGATCATCTTCAGGTTTGCCGCCATTGCAGTAACGACGGGCCAGTTTGTATGGTACAATGCAGCACTGAGTTTTGGATGGATGGTTATTGGTGGTGTACTGATCGGTTTGCTTATAGGTTACCTGTTTATGAAATTTCATAAGCGCTTGCCAACCGATGTATATATGGACGTTATACTTACGCTTGTAACACCATACGTAATGTACATTGTGGCGGAAGAAGCACACAGCTCAGGTGTACTTGCAGTGGTTAGCGGGGGACTGTATTTATCGCACAAACAACATTCATTTCTAAGAAGCTCCTCAAGGTTGCGGGGTGTAAATGTGTGGGAAAGCCTGGTGTTTGTTTTAAATGGCCTGGTCTTTATGCTGATCGGGCTTGACCTGCCTGAAATTACTGAAGGACTGAAAGCAGAAGGCATAAGTTTCAGGGATGCCATTGGATATGGTTTACTGGTAACAGGTGTATTGATTGCGGGTAGAATTCTTGCTGCTTACGGTGCTGTTATAACCACGCTGATTGCGCGCAATTTCATTAAAGTTGCGGATGGCAACCCGGGCTTTAAAGCACCGGTACTTTTAGGATGGACGGGTATGCGTGGCGTGGTATCGCTTGCTGCAGCATTGTCTATACCAACTGTAACAGACGAAGCGGGCACGCCATTTCCGCATCGCAACCTGATCCTCTTTATTACGTTCATTGTTATACTTACCACGCTGCTGCTGCAGGGGCTTACCCTGCCGTATCTCATTAAGAAAATAAAGCTACCTGATTATGATGACTACCTTCCCGAAGAACAGGCCAATGAATTGTTGAAAAAAGAATTATCCCGCCATGCTTTGCAATACCTCAACACGCATTATGCAGAGCATCTTAACAGTCATATACTACTAAAGCAAATGGCAGAAAAGTGGGAAAGCAAGTTGCTGGATGGTGCAGAAATAATTCTTTCTGAAGAAAGTAAAGCGATCTACCTGGACCTGTTGAACCAGCAACGTAAATGGTTGCTGAATAAAAATGATACCAATGATGACGTGGATGAAGATATCATACGCAGGCACCTATACCAGATAGATATTGAAGAAGAAAAACTGCGGTTTATGTAA
- a CDS encoding GEVED domain-containing protein, translating to MRKILQLLLMLVIVTCATAQNYSLDWLRTADSYLKSGTMLAKDQDNNVIVTGAAVTSAIYTRKFDKFGNLLWERSSFSGIQSNYETATWVNTDAQNNVFVTGYRYSYSSQAPFNFPNALIVLKYDAQGNLLWKYILEGSYGLTIPLSYSALRFRSETDTGGNLYVGTSGTIAGNTVGGFILLKLNPQGALVWSRTSTAGSPGGFLSMRLGNNQVLLTGSSAGAFGNVATVCFDTTGVEKWRAATPERGGQDVETDNLGNAYILTANYNEVNATSGLDILILKYNSNGAQTARYKYNFANNETGYRLCKTGAGELGISGLGYFGGSFTSDWLVMKINMTTGALLWSRTDVNTSPYDVGATNLTGNSNGELFVTGYKPSGKPFPGTLAMATRKYTADGTPAWTALSDSTASRGTAIVLSGDGSVYALGSAYATVLHYFNHSGTGVCNSPDTATITNITRSSAVINYRKTPGAIVYHIQYKALSSPRWITVSTDKLKYKLSGLAPGTTYQYRIETVCNSRPSGYQAIRQFTTAGTPYCTTGALNASDDYIAYVQLGNFVDGINNSTGSNNGYADFTYLTTKAAAGETVSGSLSASYFAPVFNEYFRVWADFNIDGDFNDPGELVVSTTATSIGSFPVSFTIPANAKAGTTRIRVSMKNGSAPPVCGSYASGETEDYGLIITGNTLPQASFSAGMVSAVHETSTGVFIHPNPARDYVTIRHDLHNNKPVFLKIYNSSGQQVISQILTGNTVNVSRLSGGFYIAQLIQEDQVRKIRLVIQR from the coding sequence ATGAGAAAGATTTTACAACTGCTATTGATGTTGGTTATCGTTACCTGTGCAACCGCACAAAATTACTCACTCGACTGGCTACGCACTGCAGACAGCTATCTCAAAAGCGGCACCATGCTGGCAAAAGACCAGGATAACAATGTTATTGTTACCGGCGCCGCTGTCACATCTGCGATTTACACCCGTAAGTTTGACAAGTTTGGCAACCTGCTATGGGAAAGATCATCTTTTTCAGGTATACAAAGTAATTACGAGACTGCCACATGGGTAAACACAGATGCGCAAAATAATGTGTTCGTCACCGGTTACCGCTACTCTTACAGTAGCCAGGCGCCATTTAATTTTCCAAACGCTCTTATTGTACTTAAATACGACGCCCAGGGCAACCTGCTATGGAAATATATACTTGAAGGCTCTTATGGGCTTACCATACCATTAAGCTATTCTGCACTAAGGTTCAGAAGTGAGACAGATACAGGCGGGAATCTTTATGTAGGTACATCGGGCACTATTGCCGGCAATACGGTGGGTGGCTTTATTTTACTCAAACTCAATCCACAGGGTGCACTTGTGTGGAGCAGGACAAGCACAGCCGGTTCTCCCGGAGGTTTTTTATCTATGCGGCTTGGCAACAACCAGGTTCTGCTTACGGGTTCATCTGCAGGCGCATTTGGCAATGTTGCAACCGTTTGCTTCGATACCACCGGTGTTGAAAAATGGCGCGCTGCAACGCCTGAACGCGGCGGGCAGGATGTTGAAACCGATAACCTAGGAAATGCCTATATACTTACAGCAAACTATAATGAAGTAAACGCCACCAGCGGCCTCGATATACTGATACTAAAATACAACAGCAACGGCGCGCAAACCGCCCGCTACAAATACAACTTTGCCAATAACGAAACAGGCTACAGGTTATGCAAAACCGGCGCCGGAGAACTGGGTATCTCAGGCCTTGGCTATTTTGGCGGCAGCTTCACGTCAGACTGGCTGGTAATGAAAATCAATATGACAACCGGTGCGTTGCTATGGAGTAGAACAGATGTTAACACTTCGCCTTACGATGTTGGTGCCACAAACCTTACCGGTAACAGCAATGGAGAGTTATTCGTAACAGGTTACAAGCCCAGTGGCAAACCCTTCCCAGGCACACTTGCCATGGCTACACGCAAATACACTGCGGATGGTACACCAGCATGGACAGCATTATCTGATTCCACAGCCAGCAGGGGCACCGCAATCGTTTTATCGGGCGATGGCAGTGTTTATGCGCTTGGCTCCGCGTATGCAACGGTACTGCATTATTTTAATCATTCCGGTACAGGTGTTTGTAACAGCCCGGATACAGCAACCATCACCAATATAACAAGATCGTCTGCTGTAATCAATTACCGCAAAACTCCCGGTGCAATCGTTTATCATATACAGTACAAGGCACTGTCTTCTCCGCGATGGATTACGGTTTCTACTGATAAACTGAAATATAAACTGTCGGGACTGGCACCAGGCACCACCTACCAGTACCGCATTGAAACCGTCTGCAACAGCCGCCCCTCAGGCTACCAGGCTATAAGACAGTTTACTACTGCCGGGACCCCTTACTGCACTACCGGTGCGCTGAATGCTTCAGACGATTACATAGCGTATGTACAACTCGGCAATTTTGTAGACGGCATCAATAACAGCACAGGCAGTAACAACGGTTATGCAGATTTTACATATCTCACTACCAAAGCCGCAGCTGGTGAAACGGTCAGCGGAAGCCTGAGTGCATCATATTTTGCGCCTGTTTTCAATGAGTATTTCCGCGTATGGGCTGACTTTAATATTGATGGCGATTTTAATGACCCGGGAGAATTGGTTGTAAGCACGACGGCCACCAGTATCGGCAGTTTCCCGGTATCATTTACTATACCTGCCAATGCCAAAGCAGGCACCACAAGAATAAGGGTAAGTATGAAAAACGGTAGCGCACCACCTGTTTGCGGCTCATACGCATCCGGCGAAACAGAAGATTATGGTTTGATTATAACCGGCAACACGCTACCCCAAGCCAGCTTCAGCGCTGGTATGGTTTCAGCCGTGCACGAAACCAGCACAGGAGTGTTCATTCATCCCAATCCCGCCAGAGATTATGTTACTATCAGGCATGATCTGCACAATAACAAACCCGTCTTTTTAAAGATATACAACAGCAGCGGGCAGCAGGTTATTTCACAAATCCTTACAGGCAATACAGTAAACGTTAGCAGGCTTTCCGGCGGATTCTATATTGCACAACTTATACAGGAAGATCAGGTCAGAAAGATCAGGCTCGTTATACAACGATAA
- a CDS encoding MFS transporter: protein MKMKKAEFIALSACTMMLTALGIDIMLPVFGEVRKSFHLPENSTATAQIILFFFLGQIAQIFFGILSDRYGRLAILRIGFPLYIAGGVAATYAPNMPVMFAARFVAGVGASAVFMTTIASVRDRFVGDQMAHTMSLILTIFLSTPVFAPFLGLAIAAVASWRMVFITPPMFAVVVFLWSLRLEESLPTEKRTALNRSSIVASVKKVLTNKTFLRYTFITTFLFAALSSWVASSEHIVSGLYKRPDLFAWVFAGIGLLMSFCALTNSRLSKKFGARPTLKWLLVCYTFIALLLLAYTLTYSNPPAMPVCFTAIALLLGINIAIEPNSSALAMEPMGDMAGIASAVYGTLFFFTGASLGALISNLMQTTVLPLVISFCIIGILATLLAFSDNRTKHL, encoded by the coding sequence ATGAAAATGAAAAAGGCTGAATTTATTGCGCTTTCTGCATGTACTATGATGCTTACTGCGCTTGGTATAGACATTATGTTGCCCGTTTTTGGGGAAGTAAGAAAATCATTTCACCTTCCTGAAAACTCAACCGCTACCGCGCAGATTATCCTTTTCTTTTTCCTGGGACAGATTGCACAGATCTTCTTTGGTATATTGTCTGACAGGTATGGCCGTCTTGCCATATTACGCATCGGTTTTCCATTGTATATAGCAGGCGGTGTAGCTGCAACATATGCACCAAATATGCCTGTAATGTTTGCTGCCCGGTTTGTGGCAGGTGTAGGAGCATCAGCCGTTTTCATGACAACGATTGCAAGCGTACGGGACAGGTTTGTTGGCGACCAGATGGCGCACACTATGTCTCTTATCCTGACCATTTTTCTTTCCACGCCAGTATTTGCACCTTTCCTCGGTCTTGCTATTGCAGCGGTAGCTTCGTGGAGAATGGTCTTTATTACGCCCCCAATGTTTGCCGTTGTGGTTTTTCTATGGTCGCTGAGGCTGGAAGAATCATTACCAACAGAAAAACGCACCGCGTTGAACCGCAGCAGCATTGTTGCGTCGGTAAAAAAGGTGCTTACCAACAAAACATTTTTACGCTATACTTTTATTACTACATTCCTTTTTGCTGCGCTTAGTTCGTGGGTAGCCAGCTCAGAACATATTGTAAGCGGCCTGTACAAAAGACCAGATCTGTTTGCCTGGGTTTTTGCAGGTATTGGTTTACTAATGTCTTTTTGTGCGCTTACCAATTCGCGGCTTTCGAAAAAATTTGGTGCACGGCCCACTCTCAAATGGTTGTTGGTATGCTACACATTTATTGCGTTGCTATTGCTGGCTTATACGCTTACCTACAGCAATCCACCCGCTATGCCGGTATGTTTTACCGCTATTGCATTACTACTGGGTATCAACATTGCCATTGAACCAAACAGCAGTGCACTTGCCATGGAGCCCATGGGCGATATGGCCGGCATAGCCTCTGCAGTATATGGCACACTTTTTTTCTTTACCGGTGCATCGCTCGGTGCACTTATCAGTAACCTTATGCAGACAACTGTTCTTCCACTCGTCATCAGCTTTTGTATAATCGGTATACTTGCCACTTTGCTTGCTTTTAGCGACAACCGCACAAAGCATTTGTAA
- a CDS encoding DinB family protein, whose translation MRNYTVFVFEEVFFISCADNTEEMIKAAILDYTIYNHWANQTLTGWLRSLDSTLLYKESKSSFASIAHTLQHMINAQNFWYAVISNAGIDDHDEQLQPGTVDEIMGALLKGSQQIVDVVNMLTEDGLAAKVSSPAITKSRYEFILHTINHNSYHRGQIITICRVLGINHNIPNTDYDTYLWAGNSK comes from the coding sequence ATGCGTAATTACACAGTCTTTGTTTTCGAAGAAGTGTTTTTTATATCTTGTGCAGACAATACCGAAGAGATGATAAAGGCTGCCATACTGGATTATACGATCTACAATCACTGGGCTAACCAAACATTAACGGGCTGGCTCAGATCGCTGGATAGCACATTGCTATACAAAGAAAGCAAGTCAAGCTTTGCAAGTATTGCACACACATTACAGCATATGATAAATGCGCAAAACTTCTGGTATGCCGTCATCAGCAATGCAGGCATTGATGACCATGACGAACAATTACAGCCAGGTACCGTAGATGAAATTATGGGGGCGTTATTAAAAGGTTCGCAGCAAATTGTTGATGTTGTTAACATGCTTACTGAAGACGGCCTGGCAGCAAAGGTCTCATCTCCGGCCATAACAAAAAGCAGGTACGAATTTATACTGCATACAATCAACCATAACTCTTACCACCGCGGACAAATTATTACCATATGCAGGGTGTTGGGTATTAATCATAACATACCCAATACAGATTATGATACATACCTGTGGGCAGGCAATAGCAAATAG